A genomic region of Actinomycetota bacterium contains the following coding sequences:
- a CDS encoding archease, producing MKSLKGFEFIEHTADVGIRARGLSRAEVFEQCALGMVSLMYDPEAVEGSRRVRIEARADDEKALLVAWLSEIIYLVETEGWAFRDFEVEDISRQEVRGWGLGEPLDAARHKVSGEVKAPTYHMLELAEREGRWEAQVIFDV from the coding sequence GTGAAGAGCCTGAAAGGGTTTGAGTTCATCGAACATACCGCGGACGTGGGCATCAGGGCTCGCGGCCTTTCCCGTGCGGAGGTCTTCGAGCAGTGCGCGCTGGGGATGGTGTCTCTCATGTACGACCCGGAGGCGGTGGAGGGGTCGCGGAGGGTGAGGATAGAGGCACGGGCCGACGACGAGAAGGCGCTGCTCGTCGCGTGGCTCTCCGAGATAATATACCTGGTGGAGACGGAGGGCTGGGCCTTCCGCGATTTCGAGGTGGAGGATATCTCCCGGCAGGAGGTGAGGGGCTGGGGGCTGGGCGAACCGTTGGATGCCGCCAGGCACAAGGTCTCCGGCGAGGTCAAGGCCCCCACCTACCACATGCTGGAGCTGGCGGAGCGGGAGGGCCGCTGGGAGGCCCAGGTCATATTCGATGTGTGA